A window from Gallus gallus isolate bGalGal1 chromosome 7, bGalGal1.mat.broiler.GRCg7b, whole genome shotgun sequence encodes these proteins:
- the COL6A3 gene encoding collagen alpha-3(VI) chain isoform X8 has product MRKHRHLPLAAILGLLLSGFCSVGAQQQAAQESADLIFLIDGSDNIGSVNFQAIRDFLVNLIESLRVGAQQIHIGVVQYSDQPRTEFALNSYSTKADVLDAVKALSFRGGKEANTGAALEYVVENLFTQAGGSRIEEAVPQILVLISGGESSDDIREGLLAVKQASIFSFSIGVLNADSAELQQIATDGSFAFTALDIRNLAALRELLLPNIVGVAQRLILLEAPTIVTEVIEVNKKDIVFLIDGSTALGTGPFNSIRDFVAKIVQRLEVGPDLIQVAVAQYADTVRPEFYFNTHQNRKDVMANVKKMKLMGGTALNTGSALDFVRNNFFTSAAGCRMEEGVLPMLVLITGGKSMDAVEQAAAEMKRNRIVILAVGSRNADVAELQEIAHERDFVFQPNDFRLQFMQAILPEVLSPIRTLSGGMVIHETPSVQVTKRDIIFLLDGSLNVGNANFPFVRDFVVTLVNYLDVGTDKIRVGLVQFSDTPKTEFSLYSYQTKSDIIQRLGQLRPKGGSVLNTGSALNFVLSNHFTEAGGSRINEQVPQVLVLVTAGRSADPFLQVSNDLARAGVLTFAVGVRNADKAELEQIAFNPKMVYFMDDFSDLTTLPQELKKPITTYVSGGVEEVPLAPTESKKDILFLIDGSANLLGSFPAVRDFIHKVISDLNVGPDATRVAVAQFSDNIQIEFDFAELPSKQDMLLKVKRMRLKTGKQLNIGVALDEVMRRLFVKEAGSRIEEGIPQFLVLLAAGRSTDEVERPSGALKEAGVVTFAIKAKNADLSELERIAYAPQFILNVESLPRISELQANIVNLLKTIQFQPTVVERGEKKDVVFLIDGSDGVRRGFPLLKTFVERVVESLDIGRDKVRVAIVQYSNAIQPEFLLDAYEDKADLVSAIQALTIMGGSPLNTGAALDYLIKNVFTVSSGSRIAEGVPQFLILLTADRSQDDVRRPSVVLKTSGTVPFGIGIGNADLTELQTISFLPDFAISVPDFSQLDSVQQAVSNRVIRLTKKEIESLAPDLVFTSPSPVGVKRDVVFLVDGSRYAAQEFYLIRDLIERIVNNLDVGFDTTRISVVQFSEHPHVEFLLNAHSTKDEVQGAVRRLRPRGGQQVNVGEALEFVAKTIFTRPSGSRIEEGVPQFLVILSSRKSDDDLEFPSVQVKQVGVAPMVIAKNMDPEEMVQISLSPDYVFQVSSFQELPSLEQKLLAPIETLTADQIRQLLGDVTTIPDVSGEEKDVVFLIDSSDSVRSDGLAHIRDFISRIVQQLDVGPNKVRIGVVQFSNNVFPEFYLRTHKSKNAVLQAIRRLRLRGGYPVNAGKALDYVVKNYFIKSAGSRIEDGVPQHLVVILGDQSQDDVNRPANVISSTSIQPLGVGARNVDRNQLQVITNDPGRVLVVQDFTGLPTLERKVQNILEELTVPTTEGPVYPGPEGKKQADIVFLLDGSINLGRDNFQEVLQFVYSIVDAIYEDGDSIQVGLAQYNSDVTDEFFLKDYSSKPEILDAINKVIYKGGRVANTGAAIKHLQAKHFVKEAGSRIDQRVPQIAFIITGGKSSDDGQGASMEVAQKGVKVFAVGVRNIDLEEVSKLASESATSFRVSTAQELSELNEQVLVTLAAAMKEKLCPGTTDVTRDCDLDVILGFDVSDVGAGQNIFNSQRGLESRVEAVLNRITQMQKISCTGSRAPSVRVAIMAQSRGGPVEGLDFSEYQPELFERFQGMRTRGPYFLTAETLKSYQNKFRSAPSGSTKVVIHFTDGTDDYLDQMKTASADLRRQGVHALLFVGLDRVKNFEEVMQLEFGRGFTYNRPLRVNLLDLDFELAEQLDNIAERTCCGVPCKCSGQRGDRGLPGPIGPKGATGEIGYGGYPGDEGGPGERGPPGVNGTQGFQGCPGHRGTKGSRGFPGEKGELGEMGLDGIDGEEGDKGLPGSSGEKGFSGRRGSKGAKGERGERGDRGLRGDPGESGADNTQRGTRGQKGEIGQMGEPGPAGQRGQDGGVGRKGMAGRRGPIGVKGTKGALGQPGPAGEQGMRGPQGPPGQIGTPGIRGEQGIPGPRAGGGQPGAPGERGRIGPLGQKGEPGNPGPRGPNGQQGPRGEMGDDGRDGIGGPGPKGRKGERGFVGYPGPKGGPGDRGGAGGPGPKGNRGRRGNAGNPGTPGQKGEIGYPGPSGLKGDKGPSISQCALVQNIKDKCPCCYGPKECPVFPTELAFAIDTSSGVGRDVFNRMKQTVLRVVSNLTIAESNCPRGARVALVTYNNEVTTEIRFADARKKSSLLQQIQNFQATLTTKPRSLETAMSFVARNTFKRARSGFLMRKVAVFFSNGETRASPQLNDAVLKLYDAGVTPVFLTSRQDAVLERALEINNTAVGHAIILPTSGSQLNDTIRRLLTCHVCLDVCEPDPICGYGSQRPVFRDRRAAPTDVDTDIAFIMDSSASTTPLQFNEMKKYISHLVSNMEISSEPKISQHHARVAVLQQAPYDHETNSSFPPVKTEFSLTDYGSKEKIINYLHNQMTQLYGTMAMGSAVEHTVAHVFESAPNPRDLKVIVLMITGKMEKQELEYLREAVIDAKCKGYLFVILGIGKNVDVKNIYSLASEPNDVFFKLVSKPGELHEEPLLRFGRLLPSFIRSDFAFYLSPEIRKQCKWLQADQTPKSPGHTGQKAVYIAPNGTVTQTISTTTTLSTTFKPAASTSAHAKTTTASTMAQTRATERPTESTTVQVNATVQSQGSTAANTKATSRTTTSTTAAAASGRRRQGAKMNDIQITDVTENSARLRWASPEPHNAYVFDLAITLAHDHSLVLKQNVTGTERVIGGLRSGQKYLVFITGYLKSQPKVTYTGTFSTKTPAQPKVALANMMLNAEPLEGPENDLADPCLLDFDMGMQCKDYQVVWFFDYKHKICSQGWYGGCGGNANRFETEAECNSKCLKPSAAEKAMQQPPLEKRLSPVMDICLLQKEEGTCRNFVLKWHYDLKTKSCARFWYGGCGGNENRFNTQKECEKACSPGNISPGVVTTIGT; this is encoded by the exons atGAGGAAGCATCGGCATTTGCCCCTTGCGGCAATACTTGGCCTCCTGCTCTCAGGCTTTTGCTCAGTTGGtgcccagcagcaagcag ctCAAGAGTCTGCTGACCTTATTTTCCTTATTGACGGATCAGACAACATCGGAAGTGTCAATTTTCAAGCCATACGCGATTTCCTTGTAAATTTGATTGAAAGCCTCAGAGTTGGAGCTCAGCAGATACACATTGGGGTGGTGCAGTATAGTGATCAACCCAGAACTGAGTTCGCTTTGAACAGCTACTCCACAAAAGCGGATGTTCTGGATGCCGTGAAGGCACTCAGTTTCCGCGGTGGCAAGGAAGCTAACACTGGTGCAGCACTGGAGTATGTGGTGGAGAACCTCTTCACccaggcaggaggcagcaggatAGAGGAAGCGGTGCCTCAGATCTTAGTGCTGATAAGTGGTGGAGAGTCTAGCGATGATATCCGAGAGGGCTTGTTAGCGGTGAAGCAAGCtagtatattttcatttagcATTGGGGTCCTGAATGctgacagtgcagagctgcagcagattGCTACTGATGGAAGCTTCGCATTTACTGCCCTGGATATCCGTAACCTTGCTGCTCTTCGAGAATTATTACTGCCCAACATTGTTGGAGTGGCCCAAAGACTCATTTTGTTAGAGGCCCCAACCATTGTGACTGAAG TTATTGAAGTGAACAAGAAGGATATAGTCTTCCTGATAGATGGCTCAACAGCTCTGGGGACTGGCCCCTTTAACTCAATTCGTGATTTCGTTGCCAAAATCGTCCAAAGGCTGGAGGTTGGACCTGACCTGATCCAAGTTGCGGTGGCTCAGTATGCAGACACTGTGAGGCCAGAGTTTTATTTTaacacccatcagaacagaaAGGATGTGATGGCtaatgtgaagaaaatgaagctcaTGGGTGGTACGGCCCTCAACACTGGCTCGGCACTGGACTTTGTGAGGAACAACTTCTTCACCAGTGCTGCCGGGTGTAGGATGGAGGAAGGGGTGCTCCCCATGCTGGTACTCATCACTGGTGGTAAGTCCATGGATGCCGTTGAGcaagctgcagcagagatgaaaaggAACAGGATAGTGATCCTTGCTGTTGGGTCGAGAAATGCTGACGTGGCAGAACTCCAAGAAATTGCTCATGAGAGAGATTTTGTGTTCCAACCAAATGATTTCCGCCTTCAGTTCATGCAAGCCATTCTTCCTGAGGTGCTGTCACCCATCCGGACACTCTCCGGAGGAATGGTCATCCACGAAACACCATCAG TTCAAGTAACCAAAAGGGATATCATCTTTCTTTTGGATGGATCACTCAACGTCGGAAATGCCAACTTCCCCTTTGTGCGGGACTTTGTTGTGACTTTAGTTAACTACCTTGATGTCGGAACCGACAAAATCCGAGTTGGCTTAGTGCAATTTAGCGACACTCCTAAAACCGAGTTCTCCCTATACTCATACCAAACCAAATCAGACATAATTCAACGTTTGGGGCAGCTGAGGCCCAAGGGTGGGTCAGTGCTGAACACCGGCTCTGCACTGAACTTTGTGCTTTCGAATCACTTCACTGAAGCTGGTGGGAGCAGAATAAATGAACAAGTGCCGCAGGTCCTAGTCCTGGTGACGGCAGGGAGGTCGGCCGATCCCTTCCTGCAAGTTTCCAATGACTTAGCTCGGGCCGGAGTGCTGACTTTTGCTGTTGGAGTTAGGAATGCGGATAAGGCAGAGCTTGAACAGATTGCATTTAATCCAAAAATGGTATATTTTATGGATGATTTCAGTGATCTGACAACATTACCTCAGGAGTTAAAAAAGCCTATAACAACATATGTTAGTGGAGGTGTGGAGGAGGTTCCACTCGCCCCAACAG aaagcaagaaagacattttatTCCTGATTGATGGTTCAGCCAACCTCTTGGGTAGCTTTCCTGCTGTCCGGGACTTTATACACAAAGTCATTTCTGACCTGAACGTGGGTCCCGACGCCACGCGAGTAGCTGTGGCTCAGTTCAGTGACAACATCCAAATTGAATTTGACTTTGCTGAACTCCCATCTAAGCAAGACATGCTTCTGAAAGTGAAAAGGATGAGGTTAAAAACTGGGAAGCAGCTGAATATCGGAGTTGCGCTCGATGAAGTCATGAGGAGGCTGTTCGTGAAGGAAGCTGGAAGCAGGATTGAAGAAGGCATTCCTCAGTTCTTGGTCctcctggctgctgggaggtcAACCGATGAGGTGGAGCGACCATCGGGAGCTCTGAAGGAAGCTGGAGTTGTGACCTTTGCTATCAAAGCCAAAAATGCTGATTTATCAGAGCTGGAAAGGATAGCTTACGCCCCACAGTTCATTCTGAATGTCGAATCCCTTCCTCGGATTTCGGAGCTCCAGGCAAACATAGTGAACCTACTGAAAACTATCCAGTTTCAGCCAACAG TAGTTGAGAGAGGTGAGAAGAAGGATGTGGTGTTTCTAATCGATGGCTCGGATGGTGTCAGAAGAGGTTTCCCTCTCCTGAAGACCTTTGTGGAAAGAGTTGTTGAAAGCCTTGATATTGGCCGTGACAAGGTCCGTGTTGCCATTGTGCAGTACAGCAACGCCATACAACCTGAGTTCTTGCTGGATGCCTACGAAGACAAAGCCGATTTAGTCAGTGCCATCCAAGCGCTGACAATTATGGGAGGATCTCCTCTGAACACCGGAGCAGCCCTCGACTATCTCATCAAGAACGTGTTCACCGTATCGAGTGGCAGCAGGATAGCTGAGGGCGTCCCGCAGTTCCTGATCCTGCTCACTGCCGACCGATCCCAGGATGATGTGAGGAGGCCCTCAGTGGTCCTCAAGACGAGTGGCACAGTGCCCTTCGGCATCGGGATTGGAAATGCCGACCTCACAGAGCTTCAGACAATCTCCTTCCTCCCGGATTTTGCTATCTCTGTACCCGACTTCAGCCAGCTGGATTCAGTGCAACAGGCCGTGTCCAACAGAGTCATCCGGCTGACCAAGAAAGAAATAGAGTCTCTTGCCCCTGATCTGGTTTTTACATCACCCAGCCCAG TGGGTGTGAAGAGGGATGTTGTGTTCCTGGTCGATGGCTCCCGCTACGCCGCCCAGGAATTCTACCTCATCCGTGATCTCATTGAGAGGATAGTGAACAACCTGGATGTGGGCTTTGACACCACTCGGATTTCGGTGGTCCAGTTCAGCGAGCATCCCCATGTAGAGTTTCTTCTCAATGCCCACTCCACCAAGGATGAGGTGCAAGGTGCAGTGAGGCGGCTGCGGCCACggggtggccagcaggtgaACGTGGGGGAAGCCCTTGAATTTGTGGCAAAAACCATCTTCACCCGTCCCTCTGGGAGCCGCATAGAAGAGGGCGTCCCTCAGTTTTTGGTTATCCTCTCCTCCCGCAAGTCTGACGATGACTTAGAATTCCCATCGGTACAAGTCAAACAAGTAGGAGTGGCACCTATGGTCATAGCAAAGAACATGGATCCTGAGGAGATGGTGCAGATTTCCCTTAGCCCTGACTATGTGTTCCAAGTCTCCAGCTTCCAGGAACTGCCCAGCCTTGAACAGAAGCTGCTGGCTCCTATTGAAACCCTGACTGCAGACCAAATCAGACAACTCCTGGGAGATGTGACAACAATTCCAG ATGTTTCTGGTGAGGAAAAGGACGTAGTCTTCCTTATTGATAGCTCCGACAGCGTTAGGTCTGATGGACTTGCTCACATTCGGGATTTCATCAGCAGAATTGTCCAGCAGCTTGATGTTGGGCCAAACAAAGTGCGGATTGGAGTGGTGCAATTCAGCAATAATGTCTTCCCTGAGTTCTACTTGAGAACCCACAAGTCTAAGAATGCCGTACTGCAAGCCATCCGCCGCTTACGGCTTAGAGGAGGGTACCCCGTGAACGCTGGCAAAGCCCTGGACTACGTGGTGAAGAACTACTTCATCAAGTCTGCAGGGAGCAGGATAGAAGATGGAGTGCCCCAGCATCTAGTTGTCATCCTTGGAGATCAGTCCCAGGATGATGTCAACAGGCCTGCTAATGTGATCTCTTCAACGAGTATTCAACCTCTGGGTGTAGGAGCCAGGAATGTAGACAGGAACCAGCTGCAGGTCATCACCAATGATCCTGGCCGCGTGCTTGTAGTGCAGGACTTCACAGGACTGCCCACTTTAGAAAGAAAGGTGCAGAACATTCTTGAAGAGCTTACAGTACCTACAACAGAAGGCCCTGTATATCCAGGACCAG aaggcaAGAAGCAGGCTGACATTGTGTTTTTGCTGGATGGCTCCATCAACCTGGGAAGAGATAACTTCCAAGAGGTTCTCCAGTTCGTGTATTCTATAGTGGATGCCATCTATgaggatggtgactccatccAGGTAGGACTGGCACAGTACAACTCTGATGTCACTGATGAGTTTTTCCTCAAGGATTACTCCAGCAAACCTGAGATTTTAGACGCCATCAACAAGGTGATCTACAAAGGTGGCCGAGTGGCAAACACTGGTGCAGCCATCAAGCACCTTCAGGCAAAACACTTTGTGAAGGAGGCTGGCAGCCGAATTGACCAGAGGGTGCCTCAGATCGCCTTCATCATCACAGGGGGGAAATCTTCCGATGATGGGCAAGGTGCCTCCATGGAAGTTGCACAGAAGGGTGTCAAGGTGTTTGCAGTTGGTGTAAGGAACATCGACCTGGAGGAGGTCAGCAAGTTGGCCAGCGAGAGTGCCACGAGTTTCAGAGTGTCGACGGCTCAGGAGTTGTCTGAACTGAATGAGCAGGTCTTGGTTACATTGGCAGCTGCTATGAAGGAGAAACTGTGCCCAGGAACGACAGATGTGACAAGGG ACTGCGACTTAGACGTGATACTTGGCTTCGATGTGTCAGATGTCGGAGCCGGCCAAAACATCTTCAATTCCCAGAGAGGGCTGGAGTCCAGGGTCGAGGCTGTGCTGAACAGGATAACACAGATGCAGAAGATCAGCTGTACCGGCAGCCGGGCGCCCAGTGTCAGAGTGGCCATCATGGCCCAGTCCCGGGGGGGACCCGTGGAGGGATTGGACTTTTCTGAGTACCAGCCTGAGCTCTTTGAGAGGTTCCAAGGCATGCGCACCCGTGGGCCCTATTTCCTCACAGCCGAGACACTGAAATCCTACCAGAACAAGTTCAGATCAGCACCCTCTGGCAGCACAAAG GTGGTAATCCATTTTACAGATGGTACAGATGACTACTTGGATCAGATGAAGACTGCCTCGGCTGATTTGCGTAGACAAG GTGTCCATGCTCTCCTCTTCGTTGGCTTGGATCGAGTGAAAAACTTTGAGGAAGTGATGCAGCTGGAGTTCGGGCGGGGTTTCACCTACAACAGGCCGCTGAGAGTTAATCTCCTGGACTTGGATTTCGAGTTGGCAGAGCAGCTC GATAACATCGCAGAAAGGACGTGCTGTGGGGTCCCTTGCAAGTGCTCAGGGCAGAGAGGGGACAGAGGTCTTCCCGGCCCCATAGGACCAAAG GGTGCTACAGGTGAGATTGGCTACGGAGGCTATCCTGGCGATGAAGGAGGACCG GGTGAGCGTGGACCTCCAGGAGTGAATGGGACGCAGGGCTTCCAGGGATGCCCTGGGCACAGAGGAACCAAG GGTTCTCGGGGATTCCCAGGAGAGAAG GGCGAACTGGGAGAAATGGGTCTGGATGGCATTGATGGAGAAGAG GGAGACAAAGGCTTGCCTGGTTCCTCCGGAGAGAAGGGGTTCTCTGGCAGGAGG GGTAGTAAAGGAGCCAAAGGTGAACGAGGAGAGCGAGGTGACCGTGGGCTCCGTGGAGACCCC GGAGAGTCGGGAGCAGATAATACTCAGCGGGGAACCAGAGGCCAAAAGGGTGAAATCGGACAAATG GGAGAGCCTGGACCTGCGGGGCAGAGAGGCCAAGATGGAGGAGTTGGGAGGAAG GGCATGGCGGGACGCAGGGGGCCAATAGGAGTCAAG GGTACCAAGGGCGCGCTTGGCCAGCCAGGGCCAGCTGGAGAACAAGGCATGAGAGGACCACAG GGCCCACCTGGCCAGATTGGCACTCCAGGCATCAGGGGAGAGCAAGGCATCCCTGGGCCCAGG GCTGGTGGTGGGCAACCAGGAGCACCTGGAGAAAGGGGCAGGATTGGCCCACTGGGACAAAAG GGCGAGCCTGGAAATCCTGGACCCAGGGGACCAAATGGACAGCAAGGCCCACGAGGAGAGATG GGTGATGATGGACGAGATGGAATTGGCGGCCCAGGTCCTAAAGGCAGAAAG ggagaACGTGGCTTTGTTGGCTACCCAGGACCCAAG GGTGGACCTGGTGACCGTGGTGGTGCTGGAGGCCCCGGCCCTAAAGGAAACAGAGGCCGTAGA GGAAACGCTGGAAATCCTGGCACACCTGGTCAGAAAGGAGAGATTGGATACCCCGGACCATCT GGACTTAAAGGTGATAAAGGACCATCCATCAGT CAATGTGCTCTCGTGCAGAACATCAAAGATAAATGCC CTTGCTGCTATG GTCCCAAGGAGTGCCCTGTCTTCCCAACCGAGCTGGCCTTCGCTATTGACACCTCCTCAGGTGTCGGGAGGGATGTCTTCAACAGGATGAAACAAACCGTGCTCAGGGTGGTCAGCAACTTAACCATTGCTGAGAGCAACTGCCCTCGTGGTGCCCGCGTGGCCCTGGTCACCTACAACAATGAGGTCACCACAGAGATCCGCTTTGCTGATGCCAGGAAGAAATCAAGCCTCCTCCAGCAGATCCAAAACTTCCAGGCAACCCTGACCACAAAGCCACGCAGCCTGGAGACTGCCATGTCCTTTGTGGCCAGGAACACCTTCAAGCGTGCCCGAAGTGGGTTCCTCATGAGGAAGGTGGCTGTCTTTTTCAGCAACGGGGAGACGAGAGCCTCCCCGCAGCTCAACGATGCCGTGCTGAAGCTCTATGACGCTGGGGTCACTCCTGTGTTCCTCACCAGCAGGCAGGATGCAGTTCTCGAAAGAGCTCTGGAG ATCAACAACACAGCAGTTGGACATGCAATCATTCTTCCAACCAGCGGCAGCCAGCTGAATGACACTATCCGGAGGCTCTTGACTTGTCATGTTTGTCTGG ATGTGTGTGAACCTGATCCCATCTGCGGTTACGGCAGTCAAAGACCTGTATTCAGAGACAGAAGGGCAGCCCCGACAGATGTGGACACTGACATAGCCTTCATCATGGATAGCTCGGCCTCCACCACACCTCTGCAGTTCAACGAGATGAAGAAGTACATTTCCCACCTCGTAAGCAACATGGAAATCAGCTCTGAGCCAAAAATATCTCAGCACCACGCGAGAGTGGCAGTCCTCCAGCAAGCTCCTTATGATCATGAAACCAACTCAAGCTTCCCACCAGTGAAAACAGAGTTTTCATTAACCGATTACGGATCCAAAGAGAAGATCATCAATTACTTGCACAACCAAATGACGCAGCTCTATGGCACAATGGCGATGGGAAGCGCAGTTGAACACACAGTGGCTCATGTTTTTGAAAGTGCACCAAACCCTCGGGATCTCAAAGTCATCGTTCTCATGATAACTGGGAAAATGGAGAAACAAGAGCTGGAGTACTTGCGGGAGGCTGTAATTGATGCAAAATGCAAAGGATACTTGTTCGTTATCTTGGGCATTGGCAAGAACGTGGATGTCAAGAATATCTACAGCCTAGCTAGTGAGCCAAATGACGTGTTCTTCAAATTGGTCTCTAAGCCTGGAGAGCTTCATGAAGAACCCCTGCTACGCTTTGGGAGACTGCTGCCATCTTTTATCAGAA GTGACTTTGCTTTCTACCTATCTCCAGAAATAAGGAAACAGTGCAAGTGGCTCCAGGCTGATCAAACACCCAAGAGCCCTGGGCACACTGGACAAAAAGCAGT ATATATAGCCCCCAATGGAACCGTAACCCAAACCATAAGCACCACCACCACGCTAAGCACCACCTTCAAGCCTGCTGCAAGCACCAGTGCCCATGCCAAGACCACCACTGCCAGCACCATGGCCCAAACCAGAGCCACGGAGAGGCCCACAGAGAGCACTACTGTCCAGGTGAATGCtactgtacagagccaaggaagCACTGCTGCCAACACCAAAGCCACCAGCCGCACCACAACGAgcaccacagctgcagcagcaagcgGCAGGAGAAGACAAGGTG CAAAGATGAATGACATCCAGATCACAGATGTCACCGAGAACAGCGCCAGGCTGCGCTGGGCCAGCCCTGAGCCACACAACGCCTACGTGTTTGATCTTGCCATCACCTTAGCACACGACCACTCTCTTGTGCTGAAGCAAAACGTAACCGGCACCGAACGTGTTATTGGGGGCCTCAGAAGTGGACAGAAATACCTCGTCTTCATTACCGGCTACCTGAAATCCCAGCCCAAAGTGACCTACACAGGGACATTCAGCACAA